A window of Microbispora hainanensis genomic DNA:
TCGCCGTCCGCACCAGACCCAGCAGCGGCTCCCTGGCCGCCGGGTCCGCCGTCATCATCAGGACGAAACGGACGACGCGCTCGCCGACCTCCTCACGCGGCCCCGCCAGGATGAGCGGAAGCGCCGAGGAGGGGTCCAGCGGCAGCCGCATGGCCGCGACGAACACGCCCTCCTTGGTGTCGAAATAATGGTGGACGAGGGCCGGATCGACCCCGGCCTCCCGGGCGATGCCGCGGATCGTCGCCTTGTCGAACCCCTTCTCCGCGAAGACCCTGCGCGCCGCGGCGAGGATCTCGCCGCGGGTGTCCGCCGAGCCCGGACGCCGGCCGGGCCGCCGCCCCGGTCGCCGCCTGCCGCCCGAGACCTCCGGCACCTCCGTCGTCACATCGATCCCCGCTTCAGTTCAGCCCCTGCGGCCCACCGCAAGATACACGCGCATCGGGACGGTCAGCCGCCCGTCGGGAAACACCCGGCCGAGCTCGGCACGCTCCCTGGCGAGCAGCTCCGTCACCACGTCTCCGTCCATACTCGCCATGTACGAGTGGGAGCGCAGGTCGGTCAGGAAGTCCTCCAGCCGCACCGACCTGGTCCAGCCGACCCAGGTGTCGGCCACGGCGAGACCGGCGTCGGACATGGCCGCGGCGATCGGCGGCATGCTCCACCCGGGCAGCACGGGCCCGATGTAGCCGGGGCACGACTCGGCGAGCCGCACCTGGTTGGCCGCCAGCCAGTCGGCCTTGCCGGGATCCACGCTGTTCCACCAGCCCGCGATCGCGCCGCCGTCCGCGATCACGCGTACGGCCTCGGCCACCGACAGGGCAGGGTCGAGCCAGTGCCACGCCTGGGCGTACGTCACGAGGTCGGCCACGCCCGCGCGGAAGGGCAGGTCGTTCCCGTCGGCGAGCAGGGCCGGGCAGGCCGTGCGGGCGCGCAACCGGGCCAGCATCCGCTCGCCGCGGTCGACGGCGACGACCCGGGCGCCGCGGTCGAGCAGCCCCCGGGTCGAGATGCCGGTGCCCGCCCCAACGTCGATCACGGTCGCCCCCGCGAGCCGGACCCCCGACAGGTTCTCCAGCGCGACGTAGAGGGCCTCGGGATAGTGCGGCCTCGCCGCGTCGTACTCCTCCGAGACGCGGTCGAAGACCCGGTGGCTGTCCGCGATCCGCTCGTTCATGAGGCCGTGGAGGAGGCGGCGAAGTGGAGCCGCGCGAAGGCGAGGGCCTCGGTCAGGTCCTCGATCCGCTCGCTGCGGCTGGCGGCCTTGCGCGTGTTGATCTCCAGCACGACAAGGCCCTGATAACCGTTGCCGGCGAGGCGTTCCAGGATCGGCCCGCAGGGCTGCGACCCCCGGCCGGGCACCAGGTGCTCGTCCTTGTTGGTGGTGCCCACCCCGTCGGCCAGGTGCAGGTGGGCCAGCCGGTCGCCCAGCTTGGTCGCCATCTCCATCGCGTCGGACCCGGACACCGCCGTATGCGACAGGTCGAGCGTCACCTGGGGGAAGTCGTAGTCGATGGGGTTCCAGTCCGGCGCGTACGGCACGACCTCGTTGCCCCTGGCCCGCAACGGGAACATGTTCTCCACCGCGAAGACGACGTCCGTCTCCTCGCGCATCCGGGCCAGGCCCCTCTCGAAGTCCCTGGCGTAGTCGCGCTGCCACCGGAAGGGCGGATGCACGACGACCGTCTGCGCGCCCAGCCGCTCGGCCGCCTCGCGGGCCCTGCGCAGCTTCAGCCACGGGTCGCGGCCCCACACCCGCTGGGTCACCAGCAGGCAGGGCGCGTGCACCGCCAGGATCGGGATCTCATAGTGGTCGCGCAGCCGTTCGAGGACCTCGACGTCCTGGCTGACCGGGTCCTGTCCCACCATGATCTCTACGCCGTCGTACCCGAGCCGGGCGGCAAGTTCGAAGGCGTCCGGCGTCCGCTCCGGGTACACCGACGCCGTCGACAGCGCCACCTTGCCGCTGGGCACGCGGATGTCACTCATGAGGCCAGCCTCCCCTGGCGGCCCGCGGGCACGTTCCAGTGCCGTGGCCGTGGCCGTCCGTTCGCTCCATGCGCCCGTTCACGGATCCAGCCTAAGCCGCACCCGCGCCCTGCGCCGCTTCGCCACAATCAACTACCCAAGGTCGCCAACTAATGTGGGGCGCATGGCACGGATCGTGAGCGGAGCCGTACCCAGTCCGAACATCTGGAACACTCCCCAGATCTACGAGCTGGAGAACCTCGCCGTCGGGCCGGCGGGCGCGGCCGAGGCCGCGATGCGGGCCGTACGGCCGTGGGACGGCGCGACCGTGGTCGAGATCGGCTGTGGCAGCGGCTTCCACCTGCCCGCGCTCGCCGCGTCCGCCGGGCGGGTCGTGGGCGTCGAGCCGCACGGCGGCCTGGCCGCGCAGGCCGCCGCACGCTGCGCGTCGCTGCCCAACGTCTCGGTGCGTACGGGCACCGCGCAGGCGCTGCCCCTTCCCGACGCGTCGGCCGACGTGGCGATCGCCCGGTGGGCGTACTTCTTCGGGCCCGGCTGCGAACCCGGCCTGCGCGAGCTGGGGCGGGTGCTGCGCCGGGGCGGCGCGGCCTTCGTCGTGGACGTGGACGCCGCGCGCGGGGCGTTCGGCCGCTGGTTCCGCCGCTCGCTGCCGTCGTACTCCCCCGAGGCCGTAGAGCGCTTCTGGTCCCGGCAGGGCTGGCGGCGCGAGGAGCTCGACCTGCGGATGACGTTCCGTTCCCGGGCCGACCTGGAGGCGGTGCTGCGCATCGAGTTCACGCCCGAGGTGGCCGCCGAGGCGCTGCGCGAGGTCGAGGGCCTGGAGATCGGCTATCCGAACGTC
This region includes:
- a CDS encoding class I SAM-dependent methyltransferase yields the protein MARIVSGAVPSPNIWNTPQIYELENLAVGPAGAAEAAMRAVRPWDGATVVEIGCGSGFHLPALAASAGRVVGVEPHGGLAAQAAARCASLPNVSVRTGTAQALPLPDASADVAIARWAYFFGPGCEPGLRELGRVLRRGGAAFVVDVDAARGAFGRWFRRSLPSYSPEAVERFWSRQGWRREELDLRMTFRSRADLEAVLRIEFTPEVAAEALREVEGLEIGYPNVLRWREF
- a CDS encoding sugar phosphate isomerase/epimerase family protein; protein product: MSDIRVPSGKVALSTASVYPERTPDAFELAARLGYDGVEIMVGQDPVSQDVEVLERLRDHYEIPILAVHAPCLLVTQRVWGRDPWLKLRRAREAAERLGAQTVVVHPPFRWQRDYARDFERGLARMREETDVVFAVENMFPLRARGNEVVPYAPDWNPIDYDFPQVTLDLSHTAVSGSDAMEMATKLGDRLAHLHLADGVGTTNKDEHLVPGRGSQPCGPILERLAGNGYQGLVVLEINTRKAASRSERIEDLTEALAFARLHFAASSTAS
- a CDS encoding TetR family transcriptional regulator yields the protein MTTEVPEVSGGRRRPGRRPGRRPGSADTRGEILAAARRVFAEKGFDKATIRGIAREAGVDPALVHHYFDTKEGVFVAAMRLPLDPSSALPLILAGPREEVGERVVRFVLMMTADPAAREPLLGLVRTAMVNEQAVGMVREFLSTAVLGRVAEALDVPPLRMEAAFAQLFGVVMTRYILRFEPLASADVDEIVALVGPTVQRYLAG
- a CDS encoding class I SAM-dependent methyltransferase, with protein sequence MNERIADSHRVFDRVSEEYDAARPHYPEALYVALENLSGVRLAGATVIDVGAGTGISTRGLLDRGARVVAVDRGERMLARLRARTACPALLADGNDLPFRAGVADLVTYAQAWHWLDPALSVAEAVRVIADGGAIAGWWNSVDPGKADWLAANQVRLAESCPGYIGPVLPGWSMPPIAAAMSDAGLAVADTWVGWTRSVRLEDFLTDLRSHSYMASMDGDVVTELLARERAELGRVFPDGRLTVPMRVYLAVGRRG